Proteins from one Halopseudomonas pelagia genomic window:
- the mnxG gene encoding manganese-oxidizing multicopper oxidase MnxG produces the protein MSLAVPDREVQAAIQCQRHLVAKVVAFDQPLMFNRLGAQNINGMMFALRSDVVDENQVLLSEGGQALPGRVLLRPDKRPRPLILRVAEGDCITVQLQNLLAEQANPRKGEGHPALQIDDQVTDRHVGFKVNGLQAVNSIDDIATNSGENDNTLLAPGASRNYVLYAEREGAFLATSYGATFGGEGTAGNMTNGLFGQVIVLPKGARSYRNTVTEEEMRLASTGRTPAGQPIIDYEARFPQSEPWIAEGKAGKPILNMVDGSEIIVSSTDAIVLGPNADGSFPPATYPLERIGKRNPSLPNRLEPFRDFASAWHDETAAAQAFPGYWNDPVFGHVLQPTRDSFMINYGSAGIGSEIIANRLGVGPMHDCLSCAYEEFFLSSHVVGDAAMLVDVPANVGLEDIVPGQTPDPEDIGVKATMALFPSDPSNVNHSYIGDFVKFRNTHAGHEQHIFHLHGHQWLFNPNDDNSDYIDAQGIGPGAGFTYEIALGGSGNRNRVAGDAIYHCHFYPHFAQGMWALWRVHDVFEQGSRLAVSEEGEDGFHEEPFALRSGMPAEGARALPDGEIVAGTPIPAVVPLPGKPLPPMPGKVSVVPRFAQGELLAEGDHEEGESTETGEPLGSLALVDRSEANYNPDGTLINPGYPFWIGGIEHTVGQRPPTPPLDMLDPLAAQALKDSGNALWQALEPTQVDGWDGGLPRHALDGWSAGGEADVTTSAVDFSKRISRARPIWFPEQGNDVEQAAMSYHARKEHPSFKVMPNGTVQSASFRTNGALPMAGAPFFEPCMDDQQKLLTSAAGVGRFFSGEKTNGMSFTGSSPYTADRPRIYKGANIQFDAVFNKVGYHYPQARILTLWEDAWPVINKQQPPEPLVMRLNSFDCAMYHQTNLIPAYYELDDYQVRTPSDVVGQHIHLPKWDLTAADGASNGWNYEDGILAPVAVTERIEAIREYNECAVGDARDGTQDCPLAKVHPYFGQFSRPDWLGARTGMQRWFVDPVVNSHGIDRGLGNIFTHDHLAPSTHQQLGLYATVLVEPAGSTWYHAETGEPMYTREDGGPTSWQAVIAAGDENADGKNDSFREFFLAYSDFQHAYEAGVYVGAGPDGRPDPGAFPATTDSFRYAINPPERKSANALLESVIEVAGGEKLGCPIRPCPQAISADDPGMFVVNYRNEPVGLRIFDPQRIAPDGKPGMQAEGLAGDLAFALQTRTDRAIAALNLTPDALLSAVGPTGATTSFPPHINAGGGEPGDAFTPMLRTYTGDNVRLRIIAGGHEEEHNVTLHGVKWLQGGSGIVTSANSGWRGSQMIGISEQLGFTAPVHMFSGRASETADYLYAMDASMEGYWSGIWGVMRNYSASRDDLMPVPNNSIPVAPRNTVSYGGVCPRFSPNPNGIGSRSTVQRRFEVVAVLANDVLGNSLGLSIDDPDGAGSHVGGALNPDGGTLVMNPRATAIPQVTIVDPEDGETVTLGGESGPLHDPTAILYVRKSDLDPVTGKLKPGVPVEPLMLRAAAGDCVTVALENRLPLVMPDLPNFAIMQGVAKRDRQGNQGSTTFNNNLMRPSSHVGMHAQLMAYDVTQSDGMNVGMNPVQTVAPSTVPGEYPTREYQYYAGHLQREGRPLVRLGRSVDNIIATPIEFGGLNLMPADMIKQPQKGLVGAMTIVPMGATWEENPTMRATATVTAPNKPAYKDFSLIWQKGLNMRWASGRPVENVAIEGIGVPNDPKDNSGMAVNYRTEPLWYRFAKAPDAPFGRADGQGWGDVPNAHMAYSNALVGSDPVTPILRVKPNEAFRINLTMPSGGSRGSTFQLAGHLWPVDPFISEKTDSQGYPLKDPGVGAVRFGYNPLSRYAAAQESVLPAAHFSFMLPSAGGGNGIKGDYLYRDYAAFGNASGLWGLLRVTDDEDE, from the coding sequence ATGAGCCTGGCAGTGCCGGACCGCGAGGTGCAGGCGGCTATTCAATGCCAGCGCCACCTGGTCGCCAAAGTCGTCGCATTCGACCAGCCGCTGATGTTCAACCGACTTGGCGCGCAGAATATCAATGGGATGATGTTTGCCCTGCGCTCAGATGTGGTCGACGAAAACCAGGTGTTGCTGTCAGAGGGCGGCCAAGCCCTCCCGGGGCGCGTACTGCTGCGCCCGGACAAGCGTCCGCGGCCGTTGATATTGCGTGTGGCAGAAGGCGACTGCATTACCGTGCAGCTGCAGAACCTGTTGGCGGAACAGGCTAACCCGCGCAAGGGCGAAGGGCACCCAGCCCTGCAGATTGATGACCAGGTGACAGATCGTCATGTCGGGTTCAAGGTGAATGGACTGCAGGCGGTCAACTCGATTGATGACATCGCCACCAATTCGGGCGAGAACGACAATACCCTGCTGGCCCCCGGCGCCAGCCGAAACTATGTGCTCTACGCCGAGCGTGAGGGCGCGTTTCTGGCGACCAGCTATGGCGCAACCTTTGGTGGCGAAGGCACGGCTGGGAATATGACCAACGGCCTGTTCGGTCAGGTGATAGTACTGCCCAAAGGTGCCAGAAGTTATCGCAACACGGTTACCGAAGAAGAGATGCGCCTGGCCTCCACTGGTCGGACCCCGGCTGGCCAGCCGATCATTGACTATGAAGCACGTTTCCCCCAAAGCGAACCCTGGATCGCCGAAGGTAAGGCCGGCAAACCCATTCTCAATATGGTCGATGGCAGCGAGATTATCGTCAGCTCTACTGATGCCATAGTGTTGGGCCCTAATGCCGATGGCAGTTTTCCGCCTGCGACTTATCCGCTGGAAAGGATTGGCAAACGCAACCCGTCGCTGCCTAACCGGCTTGAGCCGTTCCGCGACTTTGCCTCTGCCTGGCATGATGAGACCGCCGCTGCCCAGGCCTTTCCAGGCTATTGGAACGATCCGGTGTTCGGTCACGTGCTGCAACCCACCCGCGATTCCTTCATGATCAACTACGGCTCGGCCGGTATTGGTTCTGAGATTATCGCTAACCGGCTTGGCGTAGGGCCCATGCATGATTGCTTGTCCTGCGCATATGAGGAATTCTTTCTGTCCTCGCACGTTGTAGGTGACGCCGCCATGCTGGTCGATGTGCCAGCCAACGTCGGGCTGGAGGATATCGTCCCGGGGCAAACACCCGACCCGGAAGATATTGGCGTCAAGGCGACCATGGCGCTTTTCCCCAGCGACCCCTCCAACGTCAACCACAGTTACATTGGCGATTTCGTCAAGTTCCGTAACACCCATGCGGGGCACGAACAGCACATTTTCCACCTGCACGGTCATCAGTGGTTATTCAACCCCAATGACGACAACTCCGATTACATTGACGCTCAGGGTATCGGCCCGGGCGCGGGATTCACCTATGAAATCGCTTTAGGCGGATCCGGCAATCGCAATCGGGTAGCCGGCGACGCCATCTACCACTGCCATTTCTACCCCCATTTTGCTCAGGGAATGTGGGCCCTGTGGCGGGTGCATGATGTTTTCGAGCAAGGCAGTCGTCTAGCGGTTTCGGAGGAGGGTGAAGATGGTTTCCATGAGGAACCGTTCGCCTTGCGTAGCGGCATGCCAGCAGAGGGCGCGCGCGCCTTGCCGGACGGCGAGATCGTCGCCGGCACGCCGATTCCTGCGGTGGTGCCGCTGCCCGGCAAGCCACTCCCACCCATGCCGGGCAAGGTCAGTGTGGTGCCCCGGTTTGCCCAGGGTGAGTTGCTGGCGGAAGGGGATCACGAGGAGGGTGAATCCACTGAAACCGGCGAACCGCTTGGCTCTTTGGCTCTGGTGGACCGCAGCGAAGCCAACTACAACCCGGACGGCACCCTGATAAACCCCGGCTATCCCTTCTGGATCGGCGGGATTGAACACACTGTAGGGCAACGCCCGCCAACCCCGCCGCTGGATATGCTTGATCCGTTGGCAGCTCAGGCACTGAAGGACAGCGGCAATGCATTGTGGCAAGCGCTTGAGCCCACCCAGGTGGACGGATGGGACGGTGGCCTGCCGCGGCATGCACTGGACGGCTGGTCTGCGGGTGGCGAGGCGGATGTAACCACCAGTGCGGTGGACTTTTCCAAGCGTATCAGTCGCGCCCGGCCAATCTGGTTTCCGGAACAGGGTAATGACGTAGAACAAGCCGCGATGAGTTATCACGCGCGCAAGGAACACCCCAGCTTCAAGGTAATGCCCAATGGCACGGTGCAGTCGGCCAGTTTCCGCACCAACGGTGCGTTGCCGATGGCCGGGGCACCCTTTTTCGAGCCCTGCATGGATGACCAGCAAAAACTTTTGACCAGCGCGGCGGGTGTAGGGCGTTTCTTCAGTGGTGAAAAAACCAACGGTATGTCTTTCACCGGCTCGTCCCCCTATACCGCTGACCGTCCGCGCATTTACAAGGGTGCCAACATCCAGTTTGACGCGGTCTTTAACAAGGTTGGTTACCACTATCCTCAGGCACGCATCCTCACGCTCTGGGAAGATGCCTGGCCGGTGATCAACAAGCAGCAGCCACCCGAGCCGCTGGTGATGCGCCTGAATAGTTTTGACTGTGCCATGTACCACCAGACCAATCTCATACCGGCTTACTATGAGCTTGACGACTATCAGGTGCGCACTCCCAGCGACGTAGTTGGCCAGCACATCCACTTGCCGAAATGGGATCTGACTGCGGCCGACGGCGCCTCGAATGGCTGGAACTATGAGGATGGCATACTTGCCCCCGTTGCAGTGACCGAGCGTATCGAAGCTATTCGGGAATACAACGAGTGCGCCGTAGGCGATGCGCGCGACGGCACCCAGGATTGTCCGCTAGCCAAGGTCCATCCATATTTTGGCCAGTTCAGCCGGCCGGATTGGCTCGGAGCGCGCACTGGCATGCAACGCTGGTTCGTTGATCCGGTGGTCAATTCCCATGGCATCGATCGCGGCCTGGGCAATATTTTCACCCACGATCATTTGGCCCCGTCCACCCACCAGCAGCTTGGCCTGTACGCTACTGTGCTGGTTGAACCGGCAGGCTCGACCTGGTACCACGCGGAAACCGGCGAACCGATGTATACCCGTGAGGATGGTGGGCCGACCTCCTGGCAAGCCGTGATTGCCGCTGGCGATGAAAATGCCGATGGTAAAAACGACAGCTTCAGGGAGTTCTTCCTGGCCTATAGCGATTTCCAGCATGCCTATGAAGCCGGGGTTTATGTGGGCGCAGGGCCTGACGGCAGGCCCGATCCGGGTGCGTTTCCGGCTACCACCGACAGTTTCCGCTATGCTATCAACCCGCCCGAACGCAAGAGCGCCAACGCGTTGCTGGAGTCGGTCATTGAAGTGGCTGGAGGTGAAAAGCTCGGCTGCCCGATACGCCCATGCCCTCAGGCCATTTCCGCCGATGACCCGGGTATGTTTGTGGTGAACTACCGCAACGAACCGGTGGGGTTGCGCATCTTTGACCCGCAACGGATTGCTCCGGATGGCAAACCAGGCATGCAGGCAGAGGGTTTGGCGGGGGATCTGGCGTTCGCTTTGCAGACCCGCACAGACCGGGCAATTGCGGCACTGAATCTGACTCCCGATGCGCTGCTCAGTGCCGTCGGGCCCACCGGCGCTACCACCAGTTTCCCGCCGCATATCAATGCTGGCGGTGGTGAGCCTGGAGACGCGTTCACGCCCATGCTGCGTACCTACACAGGTGACAACGTCAGGCTGCGGATCATTGCTGGCGGGCATGAAGAGGAGCACAACGTCACGCTGCACGGGGTCAAATGGCTTCAGGGTGGCAGCGGCATAGTCACCAGCGCCAACTCGGGCTGGCGCGGATCGCAGATGATCGGTATTTCCGAGCAGCTCGGCTTTACCGCGCCGGTGCACATGTTCTCCGGCAGGGCGTCTGAGACAGCGGACTACTTGTACGCTATGGACGCGTCCATGGAAGGGTACTGGAGCGGCATCTGGGGCGTGATGCGCAATTATTCAGCCAGCCGCGATGACCTGATGCCGGTGCCAAACAACAGCATCCCGGTGGCCCCGCGCAATACTGTCTCCTACGGTGGCGTGTGCCCAAGATTCAGCCCCAACCCTAATGGAATTGGCTCGCGCAGCACCGTCCAGCGTCGTTTCGAGGTAGTCGCGGTGCTGGCCAACGATGTGTTGGGTAACAGTCTCGGGCTGAGCATTGACGACCCGGACGGCGCCGGCTCGCATGTCGGCGGCGCGCTCAACCCCGATGGCGGAACGCTGGTGATGAACCCGCGGGCCACTGCCATTCCACAGGTCACCATAGTGGACCCGGAAGATGGCGAAACCGTCACCCTCGGCGGTGAGTCCGGGCCGCTGCATGACCCTACCGCGATTCTCTACGTGCGCAAAAGCGACCTGGATCCGGTCACCGGCAAGCTGAAGCCCGGCGTGCCAGTGGAACCGCTGATGCTGCGCGCCGCGGCGGGCGACTGCGTTACCGTCGCACTGGAGAACCGTCTGCCACTGGTCATGCCCGACCTGCCGAACTTCGCCATCATGCAGGGTGTAGCCAAGCGCGACCGGCAGGGCAATCAGGGTTCGACCACCTTCAACAACAACCTGATGCGCCCCTCCAGCCACGTCGGCATGCATGCGCAACTGATGGCATACGACGTGACTCAATCCGACGGCATGAATGTCGGCATGAATCCGGTGCAAACCGTGGCACCCAGTACTGTGCCTGGCGAGTACCCGACGCGCGAGTATCAATACTACGCCGGGCATCTGCAGCGCGAAGGCAGGCCGCTGGTACGGCTCGGCCGTAGCGTTGACAACATCATTGCCACACCAATCGAGTTTGGCGGGCTGAATCTGATGCCGGCCGACATGATCAAGCAGCCACAGAAGGGCCTGGTAGGGGCGATGACTATTGTGCCCATGGGCGCCACCTGGGAGGAGAACCCGACCATGCGCGCCACCGCCACGGTCACTGCGCCGAACAAGCCAGCCTACAAGGACTTCTCGCTGATCTGGCAGAAGGGCTTGAACATGCGCTGGGCCAGTGGCCGGCCGGTGGAAAACGTCGCAATAGAAGGCATTGGTGTACCGAATGATCCCAAGGACAATTCCGGCATGGCGGTGAATTATCGCACCGAGCCGCTGTGGTATCGCTTCGCCAAGGCGCCGGATGCGCCGTTCGGCCGCGCTGATGGCCAGGGCTGGGGTGACGTACCCAATGCGCACATGGCGTACAGCAATGCGTTGGTTGGCTCCGATCCGGTCACCCCGATTCTGCGGGTCAAACCCAATGAAGCCTTCCGGATCAATCTGACCATGCCGTCCGGCGGTAGTCGTGGTTCGACCTTCCAGTTGGCTGGACATCTGTGGCCGGTAGATCCGTTCATCTCGGAAAAAACTGACTCCCAGGGCTACCCGCTGAAGGATCCGGGTGTAGGGGCAGTACGCTTTGGCTACAACCCGCTGAGCCGCTACGCCGCCGCGCAGGAAAGCGTACTGCCGGCAGCACATTTCAGCTTCATGTTACCCAGCGCTGGCGGTGGCAATGGCATCAAGGGCGACTATCTATACCGCGATTATGCCGCCTTCGGTAACGCCTCAGGCTTATGGGGATTGCTGCGGGTAACGGATGATGAAGATGAGTAA
- a CDS encoding SCO family protein, producing MKRQRALLWSLALLLCLPALAHDGVEHAAESAPSTQPVAADLNRDAQAYFTDTLLLNQHGQEVRFYSDVLAGKVVLLNVVFTQCKDACPLISRKLQEVREQLGEQSERIHFVSLSSDPVNDSPQALSAFMKKQRLDERQWTFLTGDPAAMEAVLKRLGQFSDSPEGHSTLLIAGDVANKRWSKIRPDAPVQAVAQRLQLLAMPIETE from the coding sequence ATGAAACGTCAACGGGCGCTGCTGTGGAGTCTGGCGCTGCTGCTGTGCTTGCCGGCGCTGGCGCATGACGGGGTGGAACATGCCGCGGAATCGGCACCATCCACGCAACCGGTGGCCGCTGATCTGAACCGTGACGCCCAAGCGTATTTCACCGATACGCTATTGCTCAATCAGCATGGTCAGGAGGTGCGTTTTTATTCCGATGTGCTGGCCGGCAAGGTGGTGTTGCTGAATGTGGTGTTCACCCAATGCAAGGATGCCTGCCCGTTGATCAGCCGCAAGCTGCAGGAGGTACGCGAGCAATTGGGCGAGCAGTCAGAGCGGATCCACTTCGTGTCGTTGAGCAGTGATCCGGTCAACGACTCCCCGCAGGCACTCAGCGCTTTCATGAAAAAACAACGCCTGGATGAGCGCCAATGGACCTTTCTGACCGGCGACCCGGCAGCGATGGAGGCAGTGTTGAAGCGGCTGGGCCAGTTCTCCGACTCGCCGGAGGGCCACTCAACCTTGCTGATCGCGGGCGACGTAGCCAACAAGCGCTGGAGCAAGATAAGGCCCGATGCGCCTGTGCAGGCCGTGGCCCAGCGCCTGCAACTGCTGGCCATGCCGATCGAGACGGAGTAA
- a CDS encoding SCO family protein, whose translation MQSIQGRSNTAVMLMGLLLTFGTGTASAHAEHEHAQNAHASGAHAGHAPAKGHVEAEPRITFADQPLTDQHGRSVNLQKDLVSGRIVVISFMYTQCTTVCPVVSSIMAKVQDQLGERAGDGVSLVSITIDPLRDTPERLREYAELHKAGPGWSWLTGSVPAITATLKSLRSWSPDLESHQPVFLVGNDATGEWSRFYGFTDPAAIVARVDSLQPGHAGTHPAELRAIDSQKVAL comes from the coding sequence ATGCAATCAATACAGGGACGATCAAACACCGCTGTCATGCTGATGGGCTTGTTGCTCACGTTCGGTACCGGCACAGCCTCGGCGCACGCTGAGCACGAGCATGCTCAGAACGCCCATGCAAGCGGTGCCCATGCCGGCCATGCCCCGGCCAAAGGGCATGTCGAGGCAGAGCCGCGTATCACCTTTGCCGACCAGCCGCTGACCGATCAACATGGCCGTAGCGTCAATCTGCAAAAGGACCTGGTTTCCGGGCGCATTGTGGTCATCAGTTTCATGTATACCCAGTGCACAACGGTTTGCCCGGTGGTCTCGTCGATCATGGCCAAGGTCCAGGACCAACTGGGTGAGCGCGCTGGTGACGGGGTGAGTCTGGTATCCATCACCATCGATCCGCTACGCGACACACCAGAGCGTCTGCGTGAATATGCCGAGTTGCACAAAGCCGGGCCTGGTTGGTCATGGTTGACCGGATCGGTACCCGCCATCACTGCGACCCTGAAAAGCCTGCGTAGCTGGTCACCGGATCTGGAGTCGCACCAGCCGGTCTTTCTGGTGGGCAATGACGCCACCGGCGAATGGTCGCGCTTCTACGGGTTTACCGATCCAGCGGCCATCGTTGCCCGAGTCGACAGCTTGCAACCGGGGCATGCCGGGACGCACCCGGCTGAACTGCGCGCAATCGATTCCCAGAAGGTGGCGCTATGA
- a CDS encoding response regulator, with protein MAAKTVILLRRFQLLKKVLLVEDEMLLAENLKLYLEKLPCEVHLAADGISGIQLARTLLPEVIVLDYRLPDMEGFQVLDTLEMHWQGGCILITGHPSSQVLESAKRRRISHIMFKPFPLEELRRLVSGLLETPAVQKNKPMAIIEERRRERINVFPLRMYDGSWVMANRRQPLLSLALKDGLVNEKSADDGAGEAQ; from the coding sequence TTGGCGGCTAAAACGGTCATTTTGTTAAGGAGATTTCAGTTGCTCAAAAAGGTTCTGTTAGTCGAGGACGAAATGCTGCTGGCGGAAAACCTCAAGCTGTATTTGGAGAAACTGCCGTGCGAAGTCCATCTGGCAGCGGACGGAATTTCCGGAATACAGCTGGCCCGCACGCTATTGCCTGAAGTCATCGTACTCGACTACAGACTGCCGGACATGGAAGGGTTTCAGGTTCTCGATACGCTGGAAATGCATTGGCAGGGAGGTTGCATTTTGATCACAGGTCACCCCTCAAGCCAGGTACTGGAAAGCGCGAAGCGCCGCAGAATCTCGCACATCATGTTCAAACCCTTTCCGCTTGAGGAGCTGCGACGGCTGGTCAGTGGTTTGCTGGAAACGCCTGCCGTGCAGAAGAACAAGCCCATGGCAATCATTGAGGAAAGACGCAGGGAACGTATCAATGTCTTTCCGTTGAGAATGTATGACGGTAGCTGGGTGATGGCCAACCGCCGCCAGCCATTATTAAGCCTTGCCCTCAAAGATGGGTTGGTGAACGAAAAGTCAGCCGACGATGGCGCTGGAGAGGCGCAATAA
- a CDS encoding ABC transporter substrate-binding protein gives MFRAAVVIACLLLCSSFACALPLSPEERAGKQIYLTGVGQGPIQARIGIGDMLLPGTSLPCVNCHGRDGRGRPEGAVVPPDITWQRLTKPYRQRLENGRDYPPYTETSLLHAFTRGLDPGDNQLAAAMPRYSLSRTDANNLIAYIRRLEDDHDPGLEDNLLRIGTLLPADGPLAGPGRMVSGLLQQLVEQLNNRGGIHGRQLELVVRDPGPDRSTSIQALQRLVQEDQVFLILAPMAPALTDGLEEFAASLAVPVIGSLISPADHAHPKWVFQALPGLREQMLALASYANSIPDQSAQRALVVHAVDPGQQRLADLLAGRLRDLGWQDVQTRSPPEAEQTAAAGQIGTVFFIGSGSELVDFAETSLQADPPPLLLASSDQVGADVLRLPQRLSDRVVLAYAFLPSDWTAPALSLLQSAVPESMGGERYLALQVNSYVSTMLLFEGLKRIGRDASREALVVSLENLHNFQTGLAPAMSFGPGRRTGALGAHMVRVDLRQQRFQPLGRYVNP, from the coding sequence TTGTTCCGCGCTGCAGTGGTGATCGCATGCCTGCTTCTCTGCAGTTCCTTCGCCTGCGCGCTGCCACTGAGCCCGGAGGAGCGGGCAGGCAAACAGATCTATCTGACCGGTGTCGGCCAGGGCCCAATTCAGGCCCGGATTGGCATTGGCGATATGCTTTTGCCAGGAACGTCGCTGCCCTGCGTCAATTGTCATGGCCGCGATGGGCGTGGGCGGCCCGAAGGTGCGGTGGTGCCACCGGACATCACCTGGCAGCGGCTGACCAAACCCTACAGGCAGCGGCTCGAGAACGGCCGTGACTATCCGCCTTATACCGAAACCAGCCTGTTGCACGCGTTCACCCGCGGGCTGGATCCCGGCGACAATCAACTGGCCGCGGCGATGCCGCGCTACAGTCTTTCCAGAACTGATGCGAACAACCTGATTGCCTATATTCGCCGGCTGGAAGATGACCACGACCCGGGGCTGGAAGATAACCTGCTGCGCATTGGCACCTTGCTACCCGCTGACGGCCCGCTGGCGGGGCCGGGGCGAATGGTCAGCGGACTGCTGCAGCAACTGGTAGAGCAGTTGAATAACCGCGGCGGAATCCATGGCAGGCAGCTGGAGCTGGTGGTCCGAGATCCCGGCCCGGATCGCTCTACATCCATACAGGCGTTGCAGCGGTTGGTTCAAGAGGATCAAGTGTTTCTGATACTCGCGCCAATGGCCCCGGCGTTAACTGATGGCCTGGAGGAGTTTGCCGCGTCGCTGGCGGTGCCCGTCATAGGCTCGCTGATTTCGCCGGCCGATCATGCGCATCCAAAGTGGGTGTTCCAGGCCTTGCCGGGATTGCGTGAACAGATGTTGGCACTCGCCAGCTACGCCAACAGCATCCCCGATCAATCGGCTCAGCGGGCGCTGGTGGTGCATGCCGTCGATCCGGGTCAGCAACGCCTTGCCGATCTGCTGGCCGGACGGCTGCGTGACCTGGGTTGGCAAGATGTGCAAACCCGGAGCCCGCCGGAGGCCGAGCAGACGGCTGCTGCTGGGCAGATCGGTACGGTCTTTTTTATCGGCAGCGGCAGCGAGCTGGTGGATTTTGCCGAGACAAGTCTGCAGGCAGATCCGCCACCATTGCTGCTGGCATCGTCTGACCAGGTTGGCGCAGACGTATTACGACTGCCGCAGCGGCTCAGTGATCGGGTGGTGCTGGCCTACGCCTTTTTACCCAGCGACTGGACGGCGCCGGCGTTGTCCCTGCTGCAATCGGCTGTGCCCGAATCAATGGGCGGGGAGCGGTATCTGGCGCTGCAGGTCAACAGCTATGTGTCGACCATGCTGCTGTTCGAGGGGCTTAAACGCATCGGCCGCGACGCCAGCCGTGAAGCCCTGGTTGTCAGCCTGGAGAACCTGCATAACTTTCAGACCGGGCTGGCCCCTGCCATGAGTTTCGGCCCCGGTCGCAGAACCGGCGCGCTCGGCGCTCACATGGTCAGGGTAGATCTACGTCAGCAACGTTTTCAGCCACTCGGCCGCTACGTTAATCCCTGA
- a CDS encoding YncE family protein gives MMKMSNRTALSRMLSLGLAALLSMTCQASQAAASAADKPPHQSLERDGVIIDFEVRPGGGATDQLPIAGQYADIRFRVTDSAAGQPLSGLNPGAWLDQLHTESGLDSQQLDCKKRIGLYLKGSIGIRPLVDLNSYYLMILNKDPSITVIDPSISVGGVTSTLTRILLKSAPMDWVLSADEKRLFVSLPDADEVAVIDTDSFTLASNIPAGADPMRMAMQPDGRYLWVGNDAADPAKGGVTVIDSESLQVVASIATGSGHHEMAFSPDSRYAFISNRTSGSLSIIDVADLRKIKDMPVGAHPLDVAYSELSGAVYVVDGQAGEVTVIDGQSHNVRSVIKGRPGLGPMGFSGDGRWGMVLNTLNSQVLVIDAADAKVLHRIDVTAQPYQLEFTPAYAYIRGLGSSKVTMINLSSIAAESKPIVQGFDAGRAAPGLAGELPMAQSLATSVDQGSVFVVNPADNTTYFYNEGMNAPMSGYPNRGHTARAVSVLNRTLREVEPGIYQSRVRLPASGHFDVAFMLNQPELTHCFAMQVQSNPELDRLNAKPKVTLLADQARVSPDRYRPVRFQVSRGPDNAPHPGIEDLRVRYFMAPSSRPHEVAATEISAGLYEAMLELPDPGAYYLHVGSSSLGMAFGDQPYTSVRRTAATLKQAQ, from the coding sequence ATGATGAAGATGAGTAATCGCACAGCCCTCAGCCGGATGCTGTCACTGGGGCTGGCGGCGCTGCTGTCGATGACCTGCCAGGCATCTCAGGCGGCGGCTAGTGCGGCGGATAAGCCGCCGCACCAGAGCCTGGAGCGGGATGGGGTGATCATCGATTTTGAAGTGCGGCCTGGCGGTGGCGCAACCGATCAGCTGCCGATTGCCGGCCAGTATGCGGATATTCGCTTCCGGGTCACCGACAGCGCCGCAGGCCAACCGCTGAGCGGATTGAACCCGGGTGCCTGGCTGGATCAGTTGCATACGGAGTCCGGGCTGGATAGTCAGCAACTGGACTGCAAAAAGCGCATCGGGCTGTATCTGAAGGGATCTATTGGCATCAGGCCTCTGGTGGATCTCAATAGCTATTACCTGATGATTCTGAACAAGGATCCGAGCATCACCGTCATCGATCCTTCGATTTCCGTCGGGGGCGTGACCAGCACGCTGACGCGCATTTTACTCAAGAGCGCGCCGATGGACTGGGTACTGAGCGCAGACGAAAAACGTCTGTTCGTCTCCTTGCCTGATGCCGACGAGGTGGCGGTGATCGATACCGACAGTTTCACCCTGGCCAGCAATATCCCCGCGGGTGCCGATCCGATGCGCATGGCCATGCAGCCTGATGGTCGCTATCTGTGGGTCGGCAATGATGCTGCCGACCCGGCCAAGGGGGGCGTAACCGTTATCGATAGCGAGAGTTTGCAAGTTGTCGCCAGCATCGCCACCGGTAGCGGCCACCACGAAATGGCCTTCAGCCCTGACTCGCGCTATGCCTTTATCAGCAATCGCACGAGCGGCAGCTTGAGCATCATTGATGTAGCTGACTTGCGCAAGATCAAGGATATGCCGGTCGGCGCGCATCCGCTGGACGTCGCCTATTCGGAGCTGTCTGGCGCTGTGTATGTGGTCGATGGTCAAGCGGGCGAGGTGACGGTAATTGATGGGCAGAGCCACAACGTCCGCAGCGTGATCAAGGGCAGGCCGGGCTTGGGGCCGATGGGTTTCAGTGGGGACGGGCGCTGGGGCATGGTGCTGAATACCCTGAACAGCCAGGTGCTGGTAATCGATGCGGCGGATGCCAAGGTGCTGCATCGCATTGATGTGACGGCTCAGCCTTATCAGCTGGAATTTACGCCGGCCTACGCCTACATACGCGGCCTGGGCAGCAGCAAAGTCACCATGATCAACCTCTCATCGATCGCCGCGGAGTCCAAGCCCATCGTGCAGGGATTTGATGCGGGCAGGGCGGCACCGGGCCTGGCGGGAGAGCTGCCGATGGCTCAGAGTTTGGCGACCTCGGTTGATCAGGGCTCGGTGTTCGTCGTCAACCCGGCCGACAATACCACCTATTTCTACAACGAAGGCATGAACGCACCGATGTCCGGTTACCCCAACCGCGGTCATACCGCCCGTGCGGTTTCGGTGCTCAACCGCACGCTGCGCGAGGTTGAGCCAGGTATTTACCAGAGCCGCGTGCGGTTGCCGGCCTCCGGTCACTTTGATGTGGCCTTTATGCTCAATCAGCCGGAACTCACGCATTGCTTCGCCATGCAAGTACAGAGCAATCCGGAACTGGATCGGCTGAACGCCAAGCCCAAGGTGACCTTACTCGCGGATCAGGCTCGGGTTAGCCCGGATAGATACCGGCCGGTGCGCTTTCAGGTGTCGCGCGGGCCCGATAATGCGCCGCACCCGGGGATAGAAGATCTGCGCGTACGCTATTTTATGGCGCCCTCATCCAGGCCCCACGAAGTCGCGGCAACGGAGATCAGCGCCGGGCTCTATGAGGCGATGCTGGAGCTGCCGGATCCGGGTGCGTATTACCTGCACGTTGGTTCCAGCTCACTGGGAATGGCATTCGGCGACCAGCCATACACCAGCGTGCGGCGCACGGCCGCGACGCTGAAACAAGCTCAATGA